GAGGGTGGATGCTACTAGCGCTTTGACTTCTGTGGGGGATTTTAAGGCGATTAATGTGGGGGATAATTATGCAGATTGTATTTTGGGTAAGTTGACTTCTAATGGTAGTTATGGTTTATTTTCTCAGGCGGGGGTGTTGTTGCCTAATACCATGGCAAAGACTGCTAATGAGGCGGTTTCCACGGCGGTGAAACGATTGAGCAATGCTTTACAGAATAAGTTGGCTCAAAAGTTGGTTAATTTGACTCTTAATGGTAGCGCTTCTCGTTTACCTGTAAGGGTTGAGGTGGAATATAGCCAGAATAAGCAGAGTTATATTAGTTATCAGAAAACCCTTTTCAGTGATGGATTGAGTAATAAGTCTGCTAATTTTAAGCCCACTCCTAATGTTACTCAACAAAAGCAGTTGATTAATATTTCGGCGGGTTCTTCTTTTTCTATTTCTATCCACAATGAAAATGATTATGACCTTTATTATATGATAGTTGGTTTTAATTCTTCGGGAAGGGCGATCGCCTATTTTTCCACCCAAAATGTCATGGTAAATGCCCGAGAAACTTTCACCATTCCTGATCCACAAAATACCATTAAATTAATTGATAATGGTAATCAAGGCATAGGGGAATTAATTATTATTTGTTCTCAATCACCTTTTAATAATACTTTTAATCAACTATATAAAAACAGTAAAAATAGTTTAGAAGAAGAATCTATTATTGTGTTAAAAAATCCTGTGAGTATAGCCCAATCAATTTTACTAGATTTACATGAGGGCAGTGGTATTACTACCGATTTAGTTCCTAATTTATCAGATGTTTATGCTTTAGATTTAAGCAATTGGGCAAGTTTTAATTTTGTCTATGAAATCGAAAGTTAATTAATGGGATAGTGGGGCGTATACTATCCTACTGATTAAAAAGGTAAATCGTCCTCGTCTTCCACATCCAATTCGGGGCGATTAATCACCTTGATTTCTGGAGGCGGAATTATAAACGGTGGTGATTCAATGTCATCAAGAATTTCCCCATTAACACTTTTGGCAAATTTTTCGGCAACTTGCTTTAACTGGGCAGGGGATGCTTGTATTACTTCTATATTATTATTTGCAACCATCGGTTGAGGTGAAGGAGTGGGGGGTGTAATTTCTTCCTTTTTCTCCTCTGATGGTGGTGTAATAGGGGGAGGGTTTTGGGTTGCTTTTTCCTCGATGGCAGGGGATGGGGATTTATCAGGGGCTTTTTTTTTACTTTCTTTTTCTTCTACTTGAAACACCAAGTTAATGGGTTTACCTAAAACTTGACTAAAGGCTTTTTCCATAACTGGTTGATGTTGTTTACTAAGTTTGAGGAAAAATTCTGTGATGACACCAATAGTAATGGTAGTGTTTTGATAGTCGAGAATATGGCATTGTTGCGCCAAAAAACCTTTTGTCATCACGGCGGAGATGGTGGAGACGACTTTTTCTTTTAATTCTTCTAAGGAGTTAAATTCAGGGGTTGGGGTAGTAGTAGTTTCTTTTTCTGGGGGAGGGGAGGCTTGATGATTGACGGTGGCAGGGGTAGCAGGTTGAGATTCTTCTTGCTTTGGAGAAGGGGTAAAGGTTTTTTGAGCTACAGGAGGAGATGCCATGGGAGTTTTGTTGACTACGGTATGGGTAGTTACTACCCCATTGGCAGAGGGAAGGAGATTAAGGAGGGTAATTTCTAACCATAGTCGGGGTTGGGTGGTATTTTTAATTTGAATTTCGCTGTCTTTGAGTTTTTTTTGTCCTTGGAGGATGGTGGAAATATCCCAATGCTGTGCCGTTTCGCATAGTTGTTGCCATGTTTCTTGGGTGACGGTGACTAAGTCCGATCGCCCTGGGGCTGTTTTTGCCATTAATAGACTAAGATAGAAGTTAGCGAGGTTTTGTAGCAAAATCAAGGGTTCTCTACCCCTATCCAAGAGCTTACGACACTGTACGATCACTGTTTCTGGGTTATCCGTGGCGATCGCCCTTAATAACTCCAATAAATCTTGCTCAGATACCGAACCCACCAAATCCCATACCTTCTGGGTGGTAATAGTACCCGATAACAAACTCAATTGATCTAATAAACTCTCCGCATCCCTCATCCCTCCATTGGAAAGTTGAGCAACCAAACTCAAAGCCCCAGAATCGATGTCTATGCCCTCCTCCGTGGCGATATAGCCCAAGTGTTTGACCATAGCATCAAGGGGGATACGACGATAATCAAACCGTTGACAACGGCTGATAATGGTGGGTAGAACTCTTTGGGGATCTGTGGTAGCCAGAACAAAAATTACCCTACTCGGTGGCTCTTCCAAGGTTTTTAACAAGGCATTAAATGCCGCCGTACTGAGCATATGGCAATTATGAACCAATAAACCATTAGCCACAAAATTATGATTATCCTCCACTTCTATGTCATACACATTTTCTTGATCTATTACATTAACTTTCTCTACCACTTCTAAACTTGTAGATAAAGCTCCCACATCCACACTCACAGGGGATAGTATCTTCATTCCTTCTCGAATTTCGTTTGCTTTTATCCATCCCTCTGTTGTCCGAATTAAGTGATTACCTGTACAACGAATTTCTCTGTTATGCGTTGTTATTTTGAGGGTTTCTTTGATCCCTTGATCTAACCATCTGAGAACTTTTTTATATTCCCAGTTGCCCGATTTTTCATTATAGCTAAGAACTTTTTTCCCCTTGATAGAGGGGTTATCTAACCTCATCAATCCTTCATCGGTAATGATTAGGCTATCTCCTGTTAAACATTCGTCAATCACATATACTTTATAACGACACTGCACAGGGGCAAACTGTACCCGCTCAATAATTTCCCTAATATTGTCCACCCCTGTATTACTCGCCGCATCAATTTCAATGACATCTAACGCTGAACCATTGGTAATACTGACACAGGCCTCACATTTTCCGCAGGGGGTAGGGGTAGGTTTATCCGTCGCCATACAGTTTAATGATTTGGCTAAAATACGGGCGCTGGAGGTTTTACCTGTACCCCTAGGGCCACAA
The sequence above is a segment of the Cyanobacterium stanieri PCC 7202 genome. Coding sequences within it:
- a CDS encoding DNA polymerase III, subunits gamma and tau (PFAM: DNA polymerase III subunits gamma and tau domain III; Protein of unknown function (DUF1557); Holliday junction DNA helicase ruvB N-terminus~TIGRFAM: DNA polymerase III, subunit gamma and tau; intein N-terminal splicing region; intein C-terminal splicing region~COGs: COG2812 DNA polymerase III gamma/tau subunits~InterProIPR003959:IPR010372:IPR006141:IPR012763:IPR 003593:IPR003587:IPR003586~KEGG: syn:sll1360 DNA polymerase III subunit~PFAM: AAA ATPase central domain protein; DNA polymerase III delta~PRIAM: DNA-directed DNA polymerase~SMART: Hedgehog/intein hint domain protein; AAA ATPase~SPTR: DNA polymerase III, subunits gamma and tau;~TIGRFAM: DNA polymerase III, subunits gamma and tau), which codes for MTYEPLHHKYRPQTFAQLAGQDAIAQTLSNALTSGKIAPAYLFCGPRGTGKTSSARILAKSLNCMATDKPTPTPCGKCEACVSITNGSALDVIEIDAASNTGVDNIREIIERVQFAPVQCRYKVYVIDECLTGDSLIITDEGLMRLDNPSIKGKKVLSYNEKSGNWEYKKVLRWLDQGIKETLKITTHNREIRCTGNHLIRTTEGWIKANEIREGMKILSPVSVDVGALSTSLEVVEKVNVIDQENVYDIEVEDNHNFVANGLLVHNCHMLSTAAFNALLKTLEEPPSRVIFVLATTDPQRVLPTIISRCQRFDYRRIPLDAMVKHLGYIATEEGIDIDSGALSLVAQLSNGGMRDAESLLDQLSLLSGTITTQKVWDLVGSVSEQDLLELLRAIATDNPETVIVQCRKLLDRGREPLILLQNLANFYLSLLMAKTAPGRSDLVTVTQETWQQLCETAQHWDISTILQGQKKLKDSEIQIKNTTQPRLWLEITLLNLLPSANGVVTTHTVVNKTPMASPPVAQKTFTPSPKQEESQPATPATVNHQASPPPEKETTTTPTPEFNSLEELKEKVVSTISAVMTKGFLAQQCHILDYQNTTITIGVITEFFLKLSKQHQPVMEKAFSQVLGKPINLVFQVEEKESKKKAPDKSPSPAIEEKATQNPPPITPPSEEKKEEITPPTPSPQPMVANNNIEVIQASPAQLKQVAEKFAKSVNGEILDDIESPPFIIPPPEIKVINRPELDVEDEDDLPF